The Methylomonas sp. UP202 DNA window GGAAAGTTTTGCGAACTTGTCGATTCGGGTGAAAACCGCGATTCCGATTGCGTTGATGTCCTTGGTGTTGGTCGTGGTGGCCGGGCTCGGCTACAACTATCTATCGAAACTGGGCGACCACACCCGGCGCCTGGGCGAGGTCGAATTGCCGGCGCTGGCGGTGTTGCTGGAAAGCGACCGCGACATGTATCAGGCGATGCTGGCGGAACGTACCCTACAATCGCCCGGTTTGGACAGCGCGGCGGCCGACAAACTCAAGGCGTTTCACGCCGAGAACCTGCAACAGGCCCGTACTCGCTTCAGCAAGTTTCTGGCCTTGTCCGACCTGCCGAATGCCGGCCAGTACGAAGCCCGCTTCGATTCTTCCTTTCAGGCTTGGGTCAAGCAAAGTCAGGCCAATATCGCCTCGGCTTTAGCCGGTAAGCCTGCCCCCTATCAAAAAGGCGAGGCGGATTTCGAGAAAGCCCGGGCGGTCATCAACGAATTGACCGAGTTGGTCAACGCTCAAGCCGACAGTTTGCGTGCGGCCGCCGGCGCGGACGTGGCGTTCAGCGTGCGGGTGTCGTTGGCGGCGCTGTCGGTGGGATTGGCCTTGGCCTTGGCCTTTGTGTGGGTCTTTCCTCGGCATATTGCCGAGTCGCTGCGACCCGCGCTGGACGCGGCGCGGCGCATGGCCGACGGCGATTTGAATTTCGAGCTGAAGACCGAACGTACCGAGGAGACCGGTCAGTTGCTAAAGGCGATGGAAAGCGTCCGGCTCAGCCTGCGGGCGATGGTGGCCGATACCGAACTACTGGTGGGCGCGGTGTCCGACGGGCGATTGGAAGTCCGGGCCGACGCGGACCAGCATCGCGGCGCCTATCGCAATATCGTCGCCGGAATCAATCGGACCCTGGAAGCGATCGTCGAGCCGGTCAGCGCCGCGATCGCGGTCCTGGAAGAGGTCGAACGCGGCAAATTGACCCGAACCCTGGACGGTGACTATCGCGGCCAATTCCTGAACTTTAAAAATACCGTCAACAACACGATCAACCGTCTGGCCGAAACCATCGGTCAGGTGATGCTGGCGGCCGATGCCTTGCGTAACGCCGCCGAGCAGATCGACGCCACTTCGCAAGCCTTGGCCAGCGCCGCCAGTCAGCAGGCCAGCGGGGCCGAACAGACCAGCGCCAGCATCGAGCAAATGGCGGCCAGCATCGAACAGAACGCCGATAATGCCCGGATTACCGACGGCATGGCCGGCGAGGCCGCGCAAGAGGCGGCGACCGGCGGCGCGGCAGTCCGGCAAACCGTGACGGCGATGCAGCAGATCGCCGCCAAGATCGGCATCATCGACGATATTGCCTACCAAACCAACATGCTGGCCTTGAACGCGGCGATCGAGGCGGCCCGGGCCGGCGACCACGGCAAAGGCTTCGCGGTGGTCGCCGCCGAAGTACGCAAGTTGGCGGAGCGCAGTCAGGTCGCGGCTCGGGAAATCGGCAAACTGGCCGAAACCAGTGTCGAAACCGCCGAAAGCGCCGGTAACTTGCTGGACCATATCGTGCCGGGCATCGCCAAAACCTCGGAGTTGATTCGGGAAATCGCCGCCGCCTCGCACGAGCAGTCGATTGGCGTCAGCCAGATCAACGCGGCGATGTCGCAAATGAACCAAGCTACCCAGCAAAACGCGTCGGCCAGCGAGCAGTTGGCCGCCACCGCCGGCGGCATGACCGGTCAAACTGACCAATTGTTGGAATTGATGCGGTTTTTCGACATCGGCGAAGCGGCGGGGCTCGCGGCTGAAAAATCCGTGCGGCCTGATGCGCCGCGCGGACGATTCAAACGTTTTTGAATGAGGGTCGCGGCTTTTTGAACGGTTGGGGACGCTGATGACGTCACGATTTTTCAATCGCTTCTCTCTGGGCACGGCGAGTTTGGCCGGATTGGTCGGGGTCGTCGGCTTTGCGGTATTGATGGGATTTAGCCTGTGGCAGGAACGGCTACAGCGCATTGCCCACGCCCGGGTCGAAACCGAAAACATCGCAATGGTTCTGGAAGGGCATGCGCTGGCGACCGTACAAAAAATCGACTTGATTTTGAACGATGTACTGGGCCATTTGCGCGCCGACGATATGAAGGCGCGCTTGGGCGACCAGACCGAACGCGCGTTGGAACTGCATCGTTTGCTGATGGACAAGGCCGCCAGACTCAACGACGCGGCTATCATCGAAACCGGCGCGATTCAGGTGTTCGATGCCCGAGGCGATTGTCTGTACAGTTCGCTGGACAGCCAGCCGCCGATCAGTATCGCGGATCGTGAATATTTCCAACGCCATGGCGCCGACCCCAGCGTCGGTTTGTCGATCTCGCCGCCGCAGATTTCCAAGACCCTGGGTCTGCGAAAAATCTCGCTGACCCGGCGCATAGACGGTCCGGACGGCCGCTTTGCCGGTGTCGTCAACGTTGTGACGCTGTTGAGTTCCTTCGAAAAGTTTTACGCGACACTGGATTTGGGCGAACACGGCGCGGTCGTGCTGCGCGACGACGCGATGCGCTTGCTGGCGCGTCATCCGATGCTGACCGAGGACGCCGCCCAACCTTTTCCCGACCACCCGGTGCTCGGTTTTGTCGCGCGCGGTAGCGATCGCGGTCATTACGTCGAAATCAGTCCGGCCGACGGCGTCAAACGCCTTTATAGCTTCCGCCGGGTGGGCCATTACCCCTTATTCGTACTGGCGGCCATCGCCGAGCAGGACTATCTGGCCGAATGGCACGAGCACCTGCGCTGGTACGGGGCCGCCGGTCTGCTGATCGCGCTGTTGTCGCTGAAATTAATGCTGACGGCCCGTTACGGTCTGCTGAAGTGGCAAAGCAACGAAAAAAAATACCGCTATATCGTCGAAAACGCGCCGATCGGCGTCTTCCAATGCGACAACCAGGGCAAACACCTGTTCGCCAACCTGACGATGGCTCGGCAGTTCGATTGTGAGTCGGTCGAAGAATTCATGGCTACTTATGGTGGCGCCGACTTTCGCTTCGCCGACTCCACTCAATTATGCAAGGCTTTGGAATCCGACCGGGAAGTCCGCGAATTCGAAACCCGCGCCGTGTTGGCCGGCGGCCATACCAAATGGTTCTCGCTGTCGGCCAGGGCCGACGCCAACGGCGTCGTCAACGGTTTTACGCTGGACGTCACCGACCGCAAGCAAACCGAGGAAAAATTGCGGATGTCCGAAGAGCGCTTGCGGCTGACGCTGGAAGCCGCGCAAATCGGCATTTTCGACTGGGATGTGGTCAGCGATCGTTTCGTGGTTTCGCCGATTTACTACAGCATGTTGGGTTACTCGCCCAAGGATGGTCAAGGCGACCGCGAAGAATGGCTGGAGCGGGTGCATCCGGACGACCGGGCGATGGTGGCCGGCAAAATCAACAGCGTGTTGGCCAAGCAAGCCGACGCCTACACCTACGAGGCGCGGATCCGCCACGCCGACGGCGAATATCGCTGGTTGAGCGCCAAGGCTTTCAACGTGGAACGCGGCGCGGACGGCGCGGTCGGACGCGTGCTCGGCATTCGGATGGATGTCACCGACCGGAAACGCAACGAAGAGGAATTGGCGCATTATCGAGATCATCTGGAGCGCTTGGTCGACGAACGCACCGCCGAACTGCTGGAAGCCCGGAAGCTGGCCGACGACGCCAACCGCGCCAAGTCGGATTTTCTGGCGAATATGAGTCACGAAATCCGCACCCCGATGAACGCCATCATCGGTTTGACCCGCTTAGCGTTGGATACCGAGCTTAGTCAACAACAACGCGATTATCTGGGCAAGGTATTGAATGCGTCGCAGGCTCTGCTGGGCATACTCAACGATATTTTGGATTATTCGAAAATCGAAGCGGGCCGGATAGACATCGAGGCGGTCGATTTTTGTTTGGAAGATATTTTGCGCGCCACCGCCGATTTGTTTTCGTTTCGGGCCGAGGAGAAAGGGATCGAATTGTTTATCGACATGGCCCCGGACGTGCCGGAGTGGCTGGTCGGCGATCCGTTGCGGCTGAGCCAGATTGTCGACAATCTGGTCGGTAACGCCATCAAATTTACCGAGCGCGGCGAAGTGCATTTGAAGGTCGAGCAAAAAGAGATCACGGCGGACGCGGTGTGCTTGCGCTTCGCGGTGCGCGATACCGGGATCGGCTTGACGGCGGATCAGGCCAATCGCTTATTCCGGCCGTTCGTGCAGGCCGAGGCCGGCATCACCCGCCGTTTTGGCGGTACCGGCCTGGGCCTGACGATTTGCAAACGCCTGGTGGAGATGATGCGCGGCCGCATCGCATTGTCCAGCGAACCGGGGCGCGGCAGTACGTTCGTGTTTACCGTGTGGCTGGGTTTGCCGGATCCGCAAAAACCGCGAGCCAAGCCCGGCCGCGGCTTGCACGACTTGCGGGCGATGCGGACGCTGGTGGTCGACGATCAGGAAACCTCTTTGCTGATTCTGCGGACCATGCTGCAAAGCTGGGGCTTTCAAGTGACGACCGCCGACTCCGGCGCCGCCGGTTTGCGGTTTTTCGAAGAGGCCGAACGCGACGGTCAACCCTACGATTTGTTGATCCTGGATTGGAAAATGCCGGCGATGAACGGGCTGGAGTTCGCTCGGGCCTTGGCCGAACTGAAGCCGGAGAATCGCCCGCCGATTACGGTAATGGTGACCGGTTTCGGCCGAGAAGAACTGGCCGCCGCCACCGACGGCGCCTTGATCGACGCGATTGTCGGCAAGCCGGTGACGCCGTCTGAAATGTTTGACGTTTTGATGGCGCTGCAACGTCAGGAGCACGTTAGGTCGAAACCGACCGCCGACGTGTTCGAAACCAGCCGGGTGTTGTTGGATGGCATACGCGGCGCCCGGATTCTATTGGTCGAGGATAACGAACTCAATCAGCAAGTGGCTAGAGAGTTTTTGACGAAAAGCGGATTGTCGGTGGAGCTGGCTAACAATGGGCAGGAGGCCGTTGATCTGGTGCAGCGCCAGCGTTTCGATGCGGTGTTGATGGATTTGCACATGCCCGTCATGGATGGCCTGGAAGCGACCCGGCGAATTCGGGCCCTGGCGGAGGGCCGGCATTTACCGATCATCGCGATGACGGCGGCGGCGATGGCGCAAGATCGCGAGGCTTGCGCGTTGGCGGGCATGAACGGCCACGTCGCCAAGCCGGTTGAGCCGCGAGAACTCGCCGAAGTGCTGGCGCGTTGGGTCAAGCAGGGCGGAGAGCGGCCGGTGACGATACTTGAGTCGGCCGGGACCGTCGATGCGGCGCCGGCCGCGGTCGATAGCGAAGCCGAAATCGCCGGATTGGCGCGGGCCTTGCCGGGCGTTTCGGTCGGGGTGGCGTTGCGACGCATGGGCGGTGATCCGCTGTTCTATCGGCGCTTGTTGGCACGCTTTGCCGAGCGTCATGGCGATGCCGGCGCGCAAATTCGGCGCTTGGCGGGCGACGGCGATAATGAAGCGCTCTATCAGCTGGCCCACAATCTGAAAGGCGAGGCCGGCAATTTGGGCCTGGATAGCATTGCCGGTCCGGCCGATCGATTAGGGCGCTTGCTGAAATCCGCCGGCGCCCAAAACTGGGCCGAGTTGGCGGCAACCCTGGCGAGCGAATGCGAGGCGATGACGGCGCGCTTGGCCGCGCTGACACTCGATGCCGCCGCTGTTCCGGCGGCGCCGAGCGGCGGTGGGGCGGGGGAGTTTTGGCCGCGCCTGGCCTTGCTCGAGCAGCAGTTGCGGAGTAAAAGTTTGGAGGCCCGCCATCTGGTCGACGAACTGGAAGGAACGCTGGACGATCCGATTTTGGCGGAGCAATTCGCTAAAGTCGTCCAAGCGGTCAAACAATTGCGTTACGACGCCGCGTTGGTCGAATTGGCCACACTCGGCGAAGACCGTAGACCTTAGGAGTAGAACATGAGCGCGCAAAACAAGGCTCAACGGGTTTTGATTGTCGACGATTCGCTGAGCAATATTGAGTTACTGGACCACATCCTGGGGAGGCATTACGCCACCAGCTTCGCGACTAACGGTGCCGAGGCGCTGGAACTGGTCGACCGGTGTCCGCCGCATTTGGTGTTGCTGGACGTGGTGATGCCGGGTATCGACGGCTACGAAGTCTGCCGGCGCTTGCAAGCCGATACCGCCACCCGCGCCATTCCGGTGATTTTCTTAACTAGTCTGGACAGTCCGGTTGACGAGGAATACGGTTTGTCGTTGGGCGCCGCCGATTTCATTCACAAGCCCGTGTCGCCGCCGGTGGTGTTGGCCAGGGTGCGCAATCATCTGGCCCTGGCCGATACCACGCGAGAGCTGCGCCGGCACAACGAAAATCTGGAGCAGTTGGTGGCCGAGCGCACCGAGGAGTTATTGCAGCGCAACCGGCAATTGATCGCGGCCCAAGGCTCGGTGATCTCGGCGTTTTGCGCGCTTGCCGAGGTCCGCGATAACGAAACCGGCAATCACATCCGTCGCACCCAAAATTATGTGCGCGAACTGGGTGAAGCCCTGCGCGGCCACCCGCGGTTCCGAAATTGCTTGAACGACGAAACCATCGAGTTGATGTACAAAACCGCGCCGCTGCACGACATCGGCAAGGTGGCGATTCCCGACGCGGTGTTGCTGAAGCCCGGTAAATTGACCGATGCCGAGTGGGTGATCATGAAACGGCATTGCGAGGCCGGTCGCGACGCGATCGTGTCGGCGGCTCGCGAATTCGGCGACGGCGAGGGGGCATTCCTGGAGTGCGCGGCCGATATTGCCTATTGCCATCACGAGCGTTGGGACGGCAACGGCTATCCGCGCGGTTTGCGCGGCGATAGCATTCCGATTAGCGCCCGGTTGATGTCGGTCGCCGACGTCTACGACGCACTGACTACCAAGCGGGTTTACAAGCCGGCCTTCAGCCATGCCGAATCGGTCAAATTGATCTGGGAGGGGCGCGGCAGTCAGTTCGATCCCGACGTCACCGATGCGATGACGGCGCTGGCAGGCCGCTTCGAGGCGATAGCGGAGCAATACCGCGACGGCGAATAAGACGCCGTCACAACCAGCCGTCCCTGGCGTGGTCGAGGATCGCGGTGACGGCCGGATGTTGCTGTTTGCGGCGTAGCGTGATCGCGTAAAAACGTTCCAGCACCGTTTCGATCCGGCCCAACACCTCGACGCCGTATTGCCGGCAAATTTCGCCGGCCACCGCGCTCGGCGCGACGAACAGGCCGGCGCCGCCGGCGCCGAAAGTCTTCAGCAGCGCGCTGTCTTCGATTTCGGCCTGAATGTTGGGACTGATCCCGTTGGCGTCGAACCATAAGTCCAACGAGCGCCGCAGCGCGGTATTGCCGGTCGGCAGCAAGAACGGCGCGCCGGTCAGCGAGCGCGGAAAGCGATCCCGATAAGTCGCCGCCAAGCCGGGACTGCCGAACACGCTGACATCGCATTCGCCCAGAAAGTGGTTGAAGGCCTTGGCGCCGCTGGCCGGGGTCAGCGGCGTATCCGACAGTACCAAATCGACGCCTTGCACGGCAATCTCGGCCAACAGCCGGTCGGCCTTGTCTTCGTAGCAATGAATCTGGACCGGTTCCGGCAAGCGGAAAACCGGTTCGATCAGCCGGTACACCGCCAACTTGGGCAATGCGTCGGATACGCCGACCGTCAAGCGCCAAGCTCGCCCGGTCGGCAGGCCTTTCAAGGTATTGGTCAGTTCCCGGCCCAGCGTGAATATCTCGTCCGCGTAATGAAACACCACCCGCCCGGTATCGGTTAGCAGCAACTTGCGGCCACTTTTGAAGAACAACTTGTCGCCGATGGCTTGTTCGAATACCGCCAGTTGGCCGCTGACGGTCGGCTGAGCCAGATGCAATTTTTCGCAGGCCCGAGTGATGCTGGCTTCGCGGGCCACATGCCAAAAATAAAACAAATGCTGGTAATTGATGCGTTCCTGCATGGCCTTTGCATAGAAATTTTCGATGTATTTATTCTAATCTTTCTATTTAACAATACCAAAGACTAGCGTTACGCTATCGACAAAGTGGCCGGCCCGCTTTTTGCTGCTCGATGCGGTAACCGCTGACCATGATGGAGACTTAAGTGACTAAACATACCGACGATAAACAACTGCGCCGCTCGATTCGTTTGCTGAGTTCGATGTTGACCAGAGTGTTGAAACACCAAGGCCAACGCGATGTGGAGGAATCCGTCGCGCAATTGCAGCGACGCTTCGCCGCGCTGATGCGCGACAACACGCCGGCCCGGCGCAAGCCCCTGCAGGATGTCGTCGAGCGCTTGGACGCCGACGAAATCGGTCAGGTGGTCAGAGTGTTTAACCAGTATTTCAGCCTGTTGAGCATCGCCGAGGAGTCGCATTCGCTGGGCCAGCGCCGCCAGCGCCAGACCGGGCATTTCTGGCCGGGCTCGTTCCACGACACCTTATGTACCTTCAAGGAATCCGGCATCGGCGCCGAGCAAGTCCAAACCTTGTTGGCTGATTTGCTGTACTTGCCGGTGATGACGGCCCATCCGACCGAGGCCAAGCGCCGCACCGTCAAGGGCGCGTTGCGCAATTTGTTTTTGACCCACGAACAGATTGACGGCAGCCGGCAGGGTCCGGGCCGTAAGGCGGCATTGGAACGCTTGCAGGCGCAGATTCAGTTGCTGTTGCGCACCGATGAAGTGCGCGGTCGCAAGCCCGGCGTGGTCGACGAAATCGATACCGGCCTGTTTTATTTTCCGCTGTCGCTGTTCGAGGCGACCAGCAAGGTTTACCGGAATTTCGAGGAATCGATGGTCGATGTCTACGGCGAGGAAGCGGCCGCCGGCGCGCGGATTCCCAGTTTCTTGAAGTTCGGATCGTGGATAGGCGGCGATCGCGACGGCAATCCCAACGTCACCCCGGAAACCACGGTGCTGGCGCTACGGCTGCAAGCGCAAGCGATCCTGCTGGAGTATGCGCGGCGTCTCGATGCGTTGCGCGGCCAGTTGTCGCATTCCTACGGCTTGTGCGAATTGACGAGCGAATTCAGTGCCAGTCTGGAAGCCGACCGCACCGCATTGGGGCCGGCGGTGGCCGAATTGGCGCGGCCTTATCTGCAAGAGCCCTACCGCCATAAATTGACCATCGTCAAATACCGGATAGAGCAGGGCTTGGAACGCATTGCCAGGCGCTTGCGCGGCGACGCGGAACCGGCCGATTGCCACGCCTATCCCAGCGTGGCCGAATTCCTGCGCGATTTGCGTCTGATCGACCGGTCGCTGCGCAACCACGGCGACGCCAATATCGCCGAACTGGAATTGCACGACCTGATTCGCCTCGCCGATACCTTCGGCTTTCATTTGATGCATCTGGACGTGCGCCAGGAATCGACCCGGCATAGCGAGGCGGTGGCCGATATTCTCGGCGCGGCCTTGGGCATCGATTATCGGGCGATGAACGAGGAGGATCGCTTGCAATTGCTCGGCGAGGCGATCGCCGCGCCGGGCGGCTTGATGTTCGATCCGGGCGCGTTGCCGTCGGCAACCCGCGAAACCCTGGCCTTGTTCGAAGTGATGGCCAGCAGCCGGCGCGAGATCGGTCCGGACTGCTTCGGCGAATACGTGATATCGATGACCCACCACGCCAGTCACGTTTTGGAGGTGATGTTACTGGCCGCCCAGTGCGGCTTGGTTGGTCGGATCAGAGGTCATTGGTACTGCAATATCGGCGTCAGCCCGCTGTTCGAGACGATAGACGACTTGAACCGGATCGAGGAAGTATTGAACGACTTGTTCGATTCGCCGACTTACCTGACCTTGCTGAAGGCCTCCGGCCGTCGTCAGGAAATCATGCTGGGCTATTCCGATTCGTGCAAGGACGGCGGCATCCTGGCTTCGGCGTGGGGCTTGTACCGGGCGCAACGCCGCATCGTCGATATTTGCGATCGGCGCGGCATCCGCTGCCGCTTGTTTCACGGCCGCGGCGGTACGGTTGGCCGCGGCGGCGGTCCGACCCACGAAGCGATTCTGGCGCAACCCGCCGACAGCGTGCGCGGTCAGATCAAGTTTACCGAGCAGGGCGAGGTGTTGTTCTATCGCTATAACAACATGGAAACCGCGATTTACGAACTGACGATGGGCGTGACCGGTTTGTTGAAGGCCAGCGCCAGTCTGGTGCAACCGGTCCCCCCCGATAACCCGGAAAATTTGGCGGTGATGGACGAGTTGGCGAGGATAGGCGAACAAAGTTATCGGGATTTGACCGAGCGCACGCCGGGCTTTTTGGACTATTTTTACGAATCGACGCCGGTCGGCGAAATCGGCCGCTTGAACATCGGCTCGCGGCCGTCGCACCGCAAGAAACAGGACCGCTCCAAAGAGTCGGTGCGGGCCATTGGCTGGGTATTTGCCTGGGCCCAGTCGCGGCAAACCTTCCCGGCTTGGTACGGCGTCGGCCTCAGCGTATCGACCTGGTGCGCCGGTCGAAGCGAGCGGCTGGAGCAATTGCGAACGATGTACCGCGACTGGCCGTTTTTTCGCAATTTGCTCAGCAACGCTCAGATGGCCTTGAGCAAGTCGGACATGGAACTGGCGCGGGAATACGCCGGCTTGTGCGTGGACCCGGAAACCGGCAAACGCGTGTACGGCTTGATCGCCGGCGAGTATCAACGTTGCGTGGAGTGGGTGTTGGATGTGGCGCAAATCGATAGGCTGTTGGCCGATAACCCTAGCTTGGCCGACTCGTTGCGCCGCCGCGACGCTTATCTGGGGCCATTGAATTTCTTGCAGGTCTGCCTGCTGCGCAAGGTGCGAGAAGACGATGCCGGCGCCGGCGACAGTCCTTGGCTGAATCCGCTGTTGCGCACGATCAACGCGATCGCCGCCGGCATGCGCAACACCGGCTAATTTCGCGGCGGCTGGCCGGCGCCACGACAGTCGTTAGGGAGGCAGCATGATTAACGAAATCGTTAGTGGATCGACCGGCGTCTTGGCGAATGCCTACGCGGCCGCGAAGCGCCGTTATGGCGGCCGGCGTTTGGCCTACTTCGTCGCCGCGCTGGTGATGTTGGGCTTCGGCGATACGCTGTTGCCGCTGATTGGTCACGGCGTGCACGTGGCGATAGAAATCGTCGAGTGGCTGTTGGAGCATTGGTTGGAGGCCGCCTTCGGCTTATCGCCGCGCCAAGCGGAAATCGCGGTGTTTTGGCTGGGCATCGTCGCGATCGGTTACGGATCGTGGCGGGTCGCACGGGCCGCGTATCTGGCCGCGTTGGCCTGGTGGCGCGATTTGGCGGCGCGTTGGCGGGCAAACTCGGCGGGGCGGGCGTATTGGCCGGCCTTGGCGCGCTCGGCCTTGGTGTTCGGCGCACTCGGCTCAACGCTGTTGATGTTCACTTGACAGTAACGGCGGTGATGTCGCGCCGGCCATCATGAAACGTGGCTGCGGGAGTTGCCCGGCTGGATACGGTCTTGGGATCGGCGCGCGTGTTCGAACGACTTTAATGGGGCCGGCACCTGCCGATTCGTCAATCCATCAGGACTCGTGAAACGATGCGGACCTTACAAGCATTTTTGAGCCGACTGTTGGCGTTGCCGGAAACCGGACCGGTTCCGGACCCGCCGGCGAATTTGACCGAACTCGCCGACCGTTTGGGTCTGCGTCTCGAGCCGGCGGTACTCACGCCGAACGCCGCCGCCGAAACCTCGGCGCCGCAAACCCCGTTGCTGGCCGAACTGGCCGAGCGGGAGGGGTGGTTGGTGTTGTCGGGCTTTCGGGCCGGTTCGGTGCGGGTCGCGCTGATTCACGGCGAGGCCGTCGAAGAGCGTTCGATCAAGCCGGCCGAGGTCGCCGGTTTGATGGGCTTGAACGGCGACCGTTCGACCGGGTGGTGGCTGATACAAGCCAGGGCGCCCTTGGCCAATGCGGTGAGTCCCGCCGGCCACGGCCATCTGCCGCCTTGGCGGCGGTTGGTCGAGTTAATGCGCGCCGATTTACCCGATCTTTGGCTGGTGCTGGGGCTGGCCTTGGGCTCCGGCTTGCTGGCCCTGGCGTCGCCGGTCGCGGTGCAGGCACTGGTCAACACCGTGGCGATGGGCGGCATGGGCCAACCTCTACTGGTGTTGGCGGTCATCCTGTTTTTCTTTCTGACCTTCGCCGGGGCGGTTCACGTACTCGAGGCCTATCTGGTCGAAATCGTTCAGCGCCGGGTGTTCGTGCGCCTGGCCAGCGATCTGGCCCACCGCTTGCCGCGAGTGCGGCGTGAAACCGGCGACGCTCACCACGGCGCCGAATTGGTGAACCGCTTTTTCGACGTGCTGACCTTGCAAAAGGCCGGTTCGGCCTTGTTGCTGGACGGCTTGAGCACGCTGGTGCAAACCGGCGTGGGTTTGCTGATGCTGGCGTTTTATCATCCGTTCCTGCTGGCCTTCGACGTGGTATTGCTGCTCCTGATCGGCTTGATCGTGTTTGTATTGGGGCGGGGCGGCGTGAAAACCGCAGTTCAGGAATCCATTACCAAGTACGCGTTGGTGGCTTGGCTGGAAACCGTGGCCGCCAATCAGCAGATTTTCAAATTTTCCGGCGGGCCGCGCTGGGCGGTCCAGCGGACCGACGAGTTGTCACTGAGCTATCTGGACGCCAAGCGCGGTCACTTTCGGGTGTTGCTGCGCCAAATCGTCGGTTCGTTGGCCTTGTACGCCGTCGCCAGCACCGGCTTGTTGGCGCTGGGCGGTTATCTGGTCATCGATGGCCATTTGACCTTGGGGCAGTTGGTGGCCGCCGAATTGATCGTGTCTTCGGCATTGATTTCGTTGATCAAGTTCGGCAAGCATCTGGAAGGGTTTTACGATCTGATGGCGGGGACCGATAAAATCGGTCATTTACTGGATTTGCCGTTGGAGCGCGGCGATGGCGAAGCCTTGCCGGCGGCCGGCGCGTTGGCGGTGAACGTGACCCGGCTTGGCTTTGCCTACGGCCAGCGCCGGCCGGTTTTCAACGACTTGAGCTTCGCGATCGGCGCTGGCGAAAAAGTCGCGCTGCTGGCCGGACATGCCGCCGGCAAGA harbors:
- the ppc gene encoding phosphoenolpyruvate carboxylase → MTKHTDDKQLRRSIRLLSSMLTRVLKHQGQRDVEESVAQLQRRFAALMRDNTPARRKPLQDVVERLDADEIGQVVRVFNQYFSLLSIAEESHSLGQRRQRQTGHFWPGSFHDTLCTFKESGIGAEQVQTLLADLLYLPVMTAHPTEAKRRTVKGALRNLFLTHEQIDGSRQGPGRKAALERLQAQIQLLLRTDEVRGRKPGVVDEIDTGLFYFPLSLFEATSKVYRNFEESMVDVYGEEAAAGARIPSFLKFGSWIGGDRDGNPNVTPETTVLALRLQAQAILLEYARRLDALRGQLSHSYGLCELTSEFSASLEADRTALGPAVAELARPYLQEPYRHKLTIVKYRIEQGLERIARRLRGDAEPADCHAYPSVAEFLRDLRLIDRSLRNHGDANIAELELHDLIRLADTFGFHLMHLDVRQESTRHSEAVADILGAALGIDYRAMNEEDRLQLLGEAIAAPGGLMFDPGALPSATRETLALFEVMASSRREIGPDCFGEYVISMTHHASHVLEVMLLAAQCGLVGRIRGHWYCNIGVSPLFETIDDLNRIEEVLNDLFDSPTYLTLLKASGRRQEIMLGYSDSCKDGGILASAWGLYRAQRRIVDICDRRGIRCRLFHGRGGTVGRGGGPTHEAILAQPADSVRGQIKFTEQGEVLFYRYNNMETAIYELTMGVTGLLKASASLVQPVPPDNPENLAVMDELARIGEQSYRDLTERTPGFLDYFYESTPVGEIGRLNIGSRPSHRKKQDRSKESVRAIGWVFAWAQSRQTFPAWYGVGLSVSTWCAGRSERLEQLRTMYRDWPFFRNLLSNAQMALSKSDMELAREYAGLCVDPETGKRVYGLIAGEYQRCVEWVLDVAQIDRLLADNPSLADSLRRRDAYLGPLNFLQVCLLRKVREDDAGAGDSPWLNPLLRTINAIAAGMRNTG
- a CDS encoding ABC transporter ATP-binding protein, which encodes MRTLQAFLSRLLALPETGPVPDPPANLTELADRLGLRLEPAVLTPNAAAETSAPQTPLLAELAEREGWLVLSGFRAGSVRVALIHGEAVEERSIKPAEVAGLMGLNGDRSTGWWLIQARAPLANAVSPAGHGHLPPWRRLVELMRADLPDLWLVLGLALGSGLLALASPVAVQALVNTVAMGGMGQPLLVLAVILFFFLTFAGAVHVLEAYLVEIVQRRVFVRLASDLAHRLPRVRRETGDAHHGAELVNRFFDVLTLQKAGSALLLDGLSTLVQTGVGLLMLAFYHPFLLAFDVVLLLLIGLIVFVLGRGGVKTAVQESITKYALVAWLETVAANQQIFKFSGGPRWAVQRTDELSLSYLDAKRGHFRVLLRQIVGSLALYAVASTGLLALGGYLVIDGHLTLGQLVAAELIVSSALISLIKFGKHLEGFYDLMAGTDKIGHLLDLPLERGDGEALPAAGALAVNVTRLGFAYGQRRPVFNDLSFAIGAGEKVALLAGHAAGKTTLVELLCGLRPAASGRIEIGGVELGRLRLENLRDRVALVGRSEWVADSLFENVRLGRSDIDAEAVRQVLERLGWTRFGYDAALDALATELTVGGAPLSAAQGHLVLLARAMAGRPGILIVDGLLDDMSQDWRDAVLATLCAADAPWTLIVTTGVPAVASGLARVIEWGGEGDGRMA